TCTGTAAAATTCGGAAGtttgaaaagtacaagattagcttttttttttttctctcctcCGAAATGGTACACTAGAGAGAGAAAGCCATTTGCTTTGCTTAAACGTTGTTTCATTGACTCTGAGATCTAGGACTAGGATAGAAGAGATATCCCCAATTGAAAGTTTTGATTTTGAAGTTGAAAATTTCTGATGCGCATTGGCTTTATCAGATCTTGGTTTCACCCTACTTCGTTCTGGATTGGATTCACCTACAATGGACACTAGTAATTACTCAGTAATTCCCAAAAATTCATATGTAGAATTGCAGACGAAGAACGACGACCCGAGAATTTCTAGATCTCATGGAAAGTTGCTACCTTCTGATGAGGAAAGTTATCTAGGCTCCAAGAACAGTCATGGGCACGAATTCGAAGATGtggatgattttgatgatcatagTTTTGAGTTTCATGTAGATAATTATCCCCTTATTGTTGATGGTTCTAATTCTAGTAATCATGGGTCTGGTGTATCCGGAGCCGTGTTTAATCTTACAACGTCGATTATTGGGGCTGGGATCATGGCACTGCCTGCCACCATGAAGGTACTTGGTTTAGTTTTGGGATTTGTGTTGATAATTTTGATGGGTATTGTTTCTGAAATTAGCGTCGAATTATTGGTGAGATTTTCGGTTTTGTGTAAGGCCTCGTCGTATGGTGAGGTTGTTCAATGTGCTTTAGGAAGACCCGCGAGAGTCTTGTCTGAGATTTGTATAATAGTGAATAATGCAGGTGTATTGGTTGTTTATTTGATCATTATGGGGGATGTCATGTCCGGTTCGCTTCATCATATTGGGGTATTTGATCAGTGGTTGGGACATGGGTTTTGGGACCACAGAAAGCTTTTGATTTTGGTTGTTTTGGTGATTTTTCTGGCACCCCTTTGTGCATTGGAAAAGATTGATTCTTTGAGCTTGACTTCAGCTGCTTCGGTAGCCCTGGCTGTTGTATTTGTTGTGGTTGCTTGTGTTGTTGCTGTTATTAAGCTCGTCGAGGGGAGAATCCAAGCACCGAGGATGGCCCCGGATTTCAGTTCAAAGGAGGCAATTCTGGATTTGCTTGTGGTGATTCCTATTATGACTAATGCTTATGTTTGTCACTTTAATGTTCAGCCTATATATAATGAACTTGAAGATCGTTCTCCTCAGAAGATGAACAGAGTGGGAAGGATCACAACTGTTCTTTGTGTTGTGGTCTATGCTTCCACAGCTATATCAGGATATTTACTCTTTGGGAAGGATACAGAGTCTGATGTGCTGATCAATTTTGATAAAGATCTCGGAATTCGATTCAGTTCTGCCCTGAATTATATTGTTCGGGTTGGCTACGTTCTTCATTTGATTCTTGTTTTCCCAGTTATCCATTTCTCACTTCGGCAAACTGTGAATGCTCTGGTGTTTGAGAAATCAGCTCCACTATCAGAGAGTAGGAAGAGGTCATTGGCCTTGACAGTGGTTCTGTTAGCACTCATTTATATTGGATCCACCATGGTTCCAAACATTTGGACGGCTTTTAAGTTTACAGGGGCAACAACAGCTGTGTCATTGGGCTTTATATTCCCATCTCTCATCGCCTTAAGATTAAGTCGGAAAGGGGAGAGTTTGAGCGTTGGGGAGAAACTCCTTTCATGGATGATGTTAATTATGGCTGGAACTGTCAGCATTGTTGGAGTGATTGGAAACGTTTATAGCCTAAAAGGCCAATTAAAATGATTCACCTCGTAGAGTTTTGAGGGGTTATGATAGTATGCAGAAACTCACGAGTAAAGTTTCTCTGTTTGAATGTTGCTATGCAATTAGTCTGTTTGCTTTTCAGAACTTAAAGTAAAGTTTTCCGCGGTTAGATCTTGACCAGTGAAGTCGTAATTATTCTAGGAATTGAATGAAGAAGGTAGGATAGATCTTGATAATCCttctcatattcaatatacaATTCTTTTCTTTTGTATTTGGCATTCTTACAAGATACTGTGAGGTTACACCACTTTTGAGAGCAATCATCTGTTAGGAAAGTAGTTTATACTATTTGTTACACATGTGTAACTTAAATTGAAACTAAATCGAAATAATTCATGCCACTTATTTTTATCCCGagaggtttttcttttctttcattctTTTATATTTCATGCAATACTTGCTTAGTAACTATGTGATTATCATATATGaatcatctattttttttttgttgctagaCCTGACCAGTATGGTTATTGCTTTGTTGGTCGATTGTATGCTTTAAGACACAGAAAGAGGAACTTGTTTGGCCTTTCTTTTCTTACTGCCAATAGAGAATATGGCTCTTTGTTGGCTATTCTTCAGTTGTACAAACGAACAATAAGATCTACTTGATCATTAACAATTCAGCAGGATAAAGGAAAATTATATGGAATTCTTTTACCAATAATTTATACAAGTCTGTTGActtcaattttaaaatttaattttttgtgATACCATCTTTTAAAATTACATCTATGAATTCCAGTGATCTCATGTATATAGGAGGATCATGtaagccaaaaagaaaaaaagaaggggTAGATTTCTGTTGTTCTGGCATGATGACCAATAATCCCCACAGGAACAGAAACCATCTTCAAAAGGGGTGGAATTTGTTTCCATCTGGACTATGGTAAAGAAGAAGTTAATCTCTTGAAACTCTTCATGTCTCTTATCCCCTATTTAAAAGTAGTGCACTTTATACTTGATCTGAAGCTCTGGTTCTTTGGTAAGTTTCCTGCTTTTCATAAATTCTCTTATTTCTCGTACTTTCTCTCACTTACCTTGAGATGCATACATATTTGATGATAAAACGTAGGTCTTAGATCTTTGCTTCCTCATTTTCAAACGCCTTTGAGCAACTTTCTGGCCAAGTTTGTTGTCATGATGGATCCAGCAAGCACCAAACCAATAAGTGCTTTTCAAAGGCATGTTTTCAATGAAAGATGCAGCTTCATTAAACCGCCCTGCTCTCCCTAGGAGATCAACCATACAGGTATAGTGATGAACCGAGGGGGTAATGGCGTAATATTGACCCTGGTTCGGCTTCATTTCTCTCTTGAACATCATCAGAAAGACAAACCACGCCTCGCCATTAGAAACTCGTTTATCGCAACTTACACAGAAACGACAGCCATCCAAGAAACACAACTCTACTCTTCCATTTGGTCAAAGAGCTCACGAGCTTCACTCATAAAGCCACAGCGAGATTTTATGATCAAACAACTCTCTAGCTTGTTTCAAGTGACCATGTTTCGCATACAGCATATCCACTCAGCAAAATTGTCAAGTTCTCAAACACTCTTGCCTTGGAATGCATTAAAGAAAGCTTGAGCTTCATGCAACAGCCCGTACTGAGTGAACATAGTAATCATGGAGTTCCAGGAAATCGAGTCTCGTTGGCGCATAGGGTCGAACACCTGGCGTGCCTCGGAAACTCGGCCGAATTGAGTTAGTTGTTGAATCTTCTGGTTGCATTGGACAATATTGGTTGGGTTCGGAGTCGCACAGGAAAGAGAACGATCGAATATGAAGGATACGGCGTCGTATCATtgttttggaggttttgactaagTCCACTGAAATTTTCCCACCTTTTCTTTGCTGATAAATGTCATTATGTATTAACAAAGTTTTTGGGCCGAGCCTGGAAATCGAATCATTGGGCCTAAAAATTTCTTATTCGGCCCAATTATTCATACAGACAAAAAAAACCTTTAAAAATagggaaattttcataaatatggctttttagccataattgtgcaaaaatatgggaataAATCTTTTTATAATATGTATGGAAGATTTTATACAAGGAAAACTTAGAATATGGGAAAAATAAGTATATGCCATAATTGAAATTTAAACAACAACACATCAGCACAAATCAGGGGTACACATGTAATTACCCTGCTCATTTTTATTCAATCCTCCTCTCCTCTGCTCATTTGCTCATGCGTGAAACATGATCAAAAAAACACGTTACTATTTCTTCCATCTCCGGCAAGCAATTCTCCGGTGATAGCTTCCTTCTCCGGCAACGAGTAGTATCTCCGGCGATCACCGGCGATCACCGGCGATCACCACACCAATCGACCAACTCTAGCAAAGGTTTGACCCCATCTTCTGACaaaaaaatgcaagaaaaatCTGATCACTAAACAAATGGTCCCTTTCTGCAGAAATCAAAAAAATTCCAACATTCTTCCAATCAAACCAGCTGCAATCTTTGAAGATTCCGGCGTCCTGCATATCGACTACACGATCAAGAAAACAAGGTTAGCAAGAAACCATTTCCTCTGTCAACTCTGTTCTgctgtcattttttttttttttttgcaaactaTGTTCAATCTACTATATTATTTGCAACTATTATCTTGATTATAATAAAAATGATCATGATCAAATGTGCTTGCTGGAAACAAAAAcaatttataaactaaaaaatagaaaaaaaatatcgaAGACTGGTTTGTATACATTGATTAACcagaaaaaaaacaagaaacatTACGACAACCAGTTACTTGGAATAACATGCAATAAATTCAACTCAAATGTTTCAGTACGGTATGCAATTACAGATTAAGGGAACCAGTTACCTTCCCACTGGTTTTTCTACATtcattaaccaaaaaaaaaaataggcaaGAAACAAGAACTCTGAAAAATTATTTGATGTATCTGGGAAGATTTACTACAAAAACAATCAGTAAcaatagggtaaccagttaccctgaaaaacagaaaataaataaaactaagaggAAATTACAACTATATAAAACTAAGGGTAAAAATAAGCAATATATGATTCATtattaaggtaaccagttaccctgcaaaaaaaaaaaaaaacaatgtgtAAAACTAAGTGTAACAAGTTACCCTGCAACAACaatcaatatatataactaatttgaaaaacataaaatatataaaactaagtgtGACCAGTTACCCTACAAAAGCTAAATGCTTCAGGATAATATGTGATTAAATATTAAGTTAACCAGTTACCTAGCCCATTTAGAACCAACTAACTGCTTAAAAAATTGCCAAATTTTACAGATATGGACAATATTACTTCtttggttcaatatggaggcaattGGAATGAAAACAACGAGTACCAAGGATACACAATGTCTGGGATATTAATACCACCAAATTGTTCTCTTGACAACTTGGTGAATCTGATAAAAAATGAGATAAAGGAAAAAACAGCAACTATTGAAGTTTCTTATCAAGTAGAAAAAGGAACACCACCAATGAAGGTTGTAACAGACAATTCAGTGTTGTTCTTcctggaaataaagaaaaaagttgcTACTAAATTAACAGACTTACCATTGTGTGTCACTATAATTCAAGAatcaaacaatgaaaatggcCTTCTTCTACTAGCAAATCAGAAAGCTACAGCAGAAGAAATGGAGGTGGGGACATTATTAATGCAAGCAAATCAAGCTTCCATCAATGAACAAATGTTACTTGAAGAAGGAATGTCAAGCACAAcaaatgagggcataaatgtgtcaTACATACCCCATTTTGCTGAAGAAGTAGCTGATTTCATAATTGAGGacaatacaaaaagaaaaaagaagttggaTGAAATCCAACTAGTAATATCTGATTACAGAGTGAACACAATAAAGCAAGGACAAATTTACAAGGATAAGAACACAGTCAAATCAGCCCTAAGCTACTATGCAATGCTGCATAACTTccagttcaaaacaaaaagatcagAACCTAGAGAGTACCTAGTTACTTGCGCAGATGAAAAATGCAACTGGTTTGTGAGAGCATCTAAGTACAGAAATCAAGATTTATTCAAGGTACGGAAATGCAATCCAAATCACACTTGCTCTATTGAAATTGTTTTGGAAGACCATAGGCAAGCAAAAAGCATCGTAGTTGGGGAattaataaagaataagtacaagtCAATCAAAAGAAATTACACTCCAAATGACATCATGAATGATATGAATGATGACTTTGGAGTAACTATGGGATACACAAAAGCATGGAGATCAAGAGAGAAAGCTTTGCGTCTAGTAAGAGGGAACCCCGATGATTCATATCAGAAGTTGCCAATATATCTTTACATGTTGAAAAAAGCAAATCCAGGAACAATAACACACCTACTCACAGACAAGGAAGATAGATTCAAATACCTATACATAGctttctctaactcaatcaagggttggagatacttgaggcctataattgttgttgatggaacttttTTGAAAAATGCACATGGTGGTACCCTGTTTTCAGCATCAACGTTAGATTCAAACAACAACATTTTCGTGTTGGCTTTTGGAATAGCAGACTCCGAAAATGATAACTCATGGCTATGGTTCTTCTCCAAACTGCGAGAAACCTATGGAGAACCCGAAGGTATGATAGCTTCAACGATATATTCTTGTTTACAAACAAACAGGAACATTTTaccaaaacaaaatacacaaatacaTGCTATTTCTTTTAGAATCTGAccaaagtaactggttacctttactaaaataataataaaatttttttttgaaaaatacttggtttttgtttttttatattaaaatatgtgtACTACACAGGATTGGCTATAGTTTCTGACAGACATAAGAGCATAGACAATGCAGTACATATGGTGTACCCAAATGCTTTCCATGGAGCTTGCATGTTTCACTTACTCAATAATTTGAAAGGCAAGTATGGGAGCCATGGAGAAGAACTACAAATGAAATTCATTGCAGCAGCAAAAGCATACACACAGACAGaatgtgaaaactacatgaaaggCCTTGATAGAATTGATAGACGCATTAGGCCCTATTTAGAAAAATCCAAGTATGAAACTTGGGCTAGATCATACTCGCCAACAAAAAGATACACCATGATGACATCCAACATCGCAGAATCACTCAACGCTGCACTAAAAGCTGCAAGAAATCTCCCCATTGATATCTTGGTTGAATGCCTTAGAAGTTTGGTTCAAAAGTGGGTTTGGAACAACTCAAATAATGCAAATGGAACATTCACAAAAGTCTCTACAGCAACAGAAAATGAATTGAGACATGACATTGTTTCAAAAATGAAGTATGAGGTATGCAACTAAACATATTCTTACAAATCCTTATACTGTCAAttgatggtaaccagttaccttccatAAGAACATGAAATTTTTTTTACACAGAAGCATAACTAGTTACTTTAAATCTTAAGTCTAGTTAAAATGTTTATTATCTGATTCTAATTCATGACAAACTATTTTTAGGTCTTGCCTTTCAACACAATAGAATACCAAGTTCGTGATCAAAAGGGGATAAATTTCACAGTAAATATACATAATAGAACATGCACTTGCAATAGGTTCCAAGAAGATGAAATACCTTGTGGCCATGCAGTAGCTGTCATTGCAAAAAGAAACTTGAGTGTCTATGATTATTGTGCAAAATTCTACAGATCAGAAACGTTGAAAgcattgtatcaagaaaatgttcATCCTTTGCCCCATAAAGATGAATGGAATCTCCCACAACACTTGGACATACTAGTGCTGCCTCCAAATTCAACAATCCCTGCAGGAAGACCAAGAAAGAAACGAATAAGATCAAGAGGGGAAAATAACGTAATAATCACCTGTGGGAAATGTGCACAACCAGGACATAACAGGAAGACTTGCAGGAATCCTCCATTTCAGAAGCCAAATAAACAGAAAAAGCCAAAGACATAGATTCACATTCTACAGAAAAACAAACCTTTCATAGCTTTCCTCATTGAAAGAGATACTTTCATATTCATCAAGTATCATTCAGAATTTTAATAAGATTGTTTCAAAATGAAACACATTGATTGGTTATGCAAACTTATAAAATCCTTTCAAAATAATTTCTTGGATTTGTTTGCTTCTATTTTTCAATGCTACAATCACTAACAACAAAAACAACgatataggtaactggttaccctgaaGTTTCAATACAAGGTAAATTACCCCACTATAACAATctcaaagccaaaaaaaaaagaaaaaaagaattaaaCCCTTTACTTTCTTCTATCACAAACTcgtctatatataatattaaagttactttaatattaatttaataaactgGTTGCATAACTATTAAAAAAGACAAGCTTAggggaaaaataaaaaaaaaacacttaagtaaccagttaccctcggtATATTAGGAAACAAACAGCCTGAGTACCTAGTTACCCTCAAATATCACCATTAAAATTAGTTAAACAAACCAACTAGGAATTAGTTTCCCTCAAGTTATTCCATAAAACAgtggaaaaaaatacaaaaacaaacagAAAACTAGCCACCTGATTTAAAGGGTtatctaaaatatatattaataaatgtaattaacaaACAACAAACCAATggggaaaaaattaaaaaaaaaacaattaagtaaccagttacccttgGTATGTTAGAAAATAAACAACCTGGGTACCTGGTTACCCTCTAAATCATTCTTCCAAAAAGCTAACAGCAAAAGAATTAACAAAACGATAtactaatatgtatatataaaatgacCTTAAGAATCCCAATGTTTTACAtaagaagaaaattaaaaaagCTAACTGTTAAACTAGAAATTGATTCATCATTTAATTACAGTTGTAGAAAAGATAAAAAAAACCAAAAGAAATATAATATCACTAAAAGCCTATGCAGCAATTTTCATTCTTTTCTGTCTCCTCTCCAGAAGCTTCTCAGTGAACTCATCGCTAGTTAAGTATCCCTCAAGTTCTTTGTTCTTTCCATGATAGTACAAGCTGACAGCAATGTCTTTACGAAGGAGGCGAACATCAATATTTTTAGGCATCTCATTCTCCTTCCCAAGAATTATTTGCTCAGCAAAATAAGTACAAAACACACCACAATCACTGCataatagaaaaaagaaaaagaaaaaaaaaacaactaagaacatataaacaaaacagaacacaaaaaaaaaaaaaaactaaaatcaaataAACAAACTAACCAATCAGTCTGTTGAGGAATGCCTTTAGCAATGCTCAACTTCAAAGCCTCATTCTCTACCACATCATACGGGCTAACATCAAGATGAATATCTTTACGAACATAGAAATCAATCATCTCCAGAAGAAGAGGAATCAAAACAGCAAATGCCTCAACGACAGGTAAAGTCTGATTTTCATGCTTTGCACCAGACATTGAATCATACACCGTAAGAGATCTCTGCTGTACATTAAAGTGCAACAAAATCCAGTGCATAAGACCATTCACATTAACAGGCATGACAACATCATCAAGCAAATTCCAATGAGTTGCACAAAACATGGATTCCCCcttcattatcttcaaagcaacGCATCTCTCATCTATTTTAAATGCGCCACTACCTTTTTTCTTAAAATCTTCATACATAAACACTATGTTTTGCCCAAAACAAGTGTCAGTCGTAGATACTCTTCTCTTCAAATCTGTAGACAATTTAACCTTTCTCCTCAAGTAATACATCATCACATCAATATGCtgcataataaataaaatacatgattataaaatgatatgGGTAGAAACAAATCTACTATGACAGACAATAAAACTTTGTCACACAAGGGAAACTGGAAACATCAGCAACACAAAAACCAGTTACAATGatttgggtaaccagttacccaatgAACTACAACAAAGCAAACAGTAAGGTAACTGGGTACCCAATAACATcataatatataacataaaatagaTCACCAGACTAATtaccttgtaaaaaaaaaaaaagagaaaaaaaaaaagaactccaACATGAAAAACCAGATAAATTAAAAAGCAAGAATCTCACCGATGAGTCAACGAATTGCCCAGAGAAATAAAGGCTATGAAACCAAGCCTTCTCAGAAATATGAACAAAAGTGAAATTAATTGGTGGGTCCACAGAATTATCATCATATTTTTTAAACCtgaaaaatacattaaaaaacaaaataaaaagctTAACAAATTAATCATACATATTACACATATAACAAACTTTAAAACAAATAAGGGTTATACATACTTGTTCCTTTTCTTCAAACCATGATTAATCCAGGAATCAAACTCAGACAGTTGTTCTTTAGTGTGATTATCACCAAGTTCATTGGAAAAGGGACAAATATTATCCAATATCGtcctctttcttttttgtttcacACCAACTTCAGAAGATCCAAATTTTGTTAAGAAAGGAGATTTTACAATAGCGCTTGGCTTCGCTTGCCTTTTCCTTCCCAAAATCAGTCCAGTGTCAACTGCTTGTGCATCATCATACTTCACAATTGACCACTTACTTTTATCCTCCAAAGAACTACTCTCTTTAAGTGGCCTCTCAACTGAATCATTAATAACTCTCCATATTGCATTAGAGACATGAAATGTGGGAGTTTGAGGACTTGAGCATACACTTGAGTCAACCTTAATTGGctcctgaaaaaaaaaatatatatatacaaccaATACTACATTACAAACAAGAAAACATAGAGGAAAAAAACCAATTGCTTAAACAAAAAAAACGAAAATAAGATCTTACTTTAACAGTAGAAAAAAATTGTGAAGCAATCTGAACGGAATGCTCCAAATCAGCCCCCAACTCCTCACCAATATCAACATTTTGGTAACCCCCAGAGGAATGGCCATCAAAAGAAtcctaaaaaatacaaaaaccagcaatttttaaacaaaatagaaCCAAAATAGACATCATAAAAGGGAAACACACACCACAACAGAAACCAGTTACCTCCGAAGAAGCCTCAGCATGCATAGGATCTTCAAACTCTCCACCAACATTATGATTACCAGCTGCCATAGATGCCTTAATACCATCCAACAAAGATATAACAGAAGCAAAATCAGATGCAAAGGCTGCCTTCAATTCAGAAATTGCAATCAATATAGACTTCTGCGAATCTTGCACTTCAACCAATTTTGATTGAATGGCAATAAGATCCTGATGCATATCTGAGGAACTAGCAGCATCGTCATCGGGTGGATCTGTCGGTGAAAACTTGCTTTCAAAAGACAACCCTCTCAGAATAGGCAGTCTCAATTCTTCAGTAGTAGGCATTATGACATTAACATCATACTGTaagaatcaatttttttttttataaaaacaggaaacacaaaaataaatgagacaaagtaactagttacccaactataaaacaaacataataaaaaatagaaagaaaacgacaaaaagaaaaaaaacattgaaaaaaaaaacaatatcaaTACCTCTTCCTCCAACAGAACGTTATC
This genomic interval from Humulus lupulus chromosome 8, drHumLupu1.1, whole genome shotgun sequence contains the following:
- the LOC133795157 gene encoding uncharacterized protein LOC133795157 — encoded protein: MDNITSLVQYGGNWNENNEYQGYTMSGILIPPNCSLDNLVNLIKNEIKEKTATIEVSYQVEKGTPPMKVVTDNSVLFFLEIKKKVATKLTDLPLCVTIIQESNNENGLLLLANQKATAEEMEVGTLLMQANQASINEQMLLEEGMSSTTNEGINVSYIPHFAEEVADFIIEDNTKRKKKLDEIQLVISDYRVNTIKQGQIYKDKNTVKSALSYYAMLHNFQFKTKRSEPREYLVTCADEKCNWFVRASKYRNQDLFKVRKCNPNHTCSIEIVLEDHRQAKSIVVGELIKNKYKSIKRNYTPNDIMNDMNDDFGVTMGYTKAWRSREKALRLVRGNPDDSYQKLPIYLYMLKKANPGTITHLLTDKEDRFKYLYIAFSNSIKGWRYLRPIIVVDGTFLKNAHGGTLFSASTLDSNNNIFVLAFGIADSENDNSWLWFFSKLRETYGEPEGLAIVSDRHKSIDNAVHMVYPNAFHGACMFHLLNNLKGKYGSHGEELQMKFIAAAKAYTQTECENYMKGLDRIDRRIRPYLEKSKYETWARSYSPTKRYTMMTSNIAESLNAALKAARNLPIDILVECLRSLVQKWVWNNSNNANGTFTKVSTATENELRHDIVSKMKYEVLPFNTIEYQVRDQKGINFTVNIHNRTCTCNRFQEDEIPCGHAVAVIAKRNLSVYDYCAKFYRSETLKALYQENVHPLPHKDEWNLPQHLDILVLPPNSTIPAGRPRKKRIRSRGENNVIITCGKCAQPGHNRKTCRNPPFQKPNKQKKPKT
- the LOC133796441 gene encoding amino acid transporter AVT6E → MDTSNYSVIPKNSYVELQTKNDDPRISRSHGKLLPSDEESYLGSKNSHGHEFEDVDDFDDHSFEFHVDNYPLIVDGSNSSNHGSGVSGAVFNLTTSIIGAGIMALPATMKVLGLVLGFVLIILMGIVSEISVELLVRFSVLCKASSYGEVVQCALGRPARVLSEICIIVNNAGVLVVYLIIMGDVMSGSLHHIGVFDQWLGHGFWDHRKLLILVVLVIFLAPLCALEKIDSLSLTSAASVALAVVFVVVACVVAVIKLVEGRIQAPRMAPDFSSKEAILDLLVVIPIMTNAYVCHFNVQPIYNELEDRSPQKMNRVGRITTVLCVVVYASTAISGYLLFGKDTESDVLINFDKDLGIRFSSALNYIVRVGYVLHLILVFPVIHFSLRQTVNALVFEKSAPLSESRKRSLALTVVLLALIYIGSTMVPNIWTAFKFTGATTAVSLGFIFPSLIALRLSRKGESLSVGEKLLSWMMLIMAGTVSIVGVIGNVYSLKGQLK